TGGATTGGCATGTTCCAATGATTTCTTTCACTCGTTCTTTTGTTGTTTTTCCGAGGAGAGAATCTTGTTTCATTTTGGAAACTTTGATTGCCTGTTCGATTTTGATGTCCGCGACTTTTTCTGCTAATGGGTTAGAAGATCCTTTTTCAAGACCTGCTTCCTGTTTAATAAGCGCGGACGCTGGTGGCGTCCCAACAGAAACAGTGAATTCTTTTGTGTCTGTATCGACGGTTACTTTAACTGGAACTTGCATTCCTTTGAAGCTAGAAGTTTTCTTGTTGATTTCAACAATAACTTGACCGATGTTTACGCCAAGTGGACCAAGTGCTGGACCGAGTGGAGGTGCTGCGGTTGCCTTTCCTCCTGGAACCAATGCATCAACTGTTTGTTTTGCCATAATGATCGCCTGTTTGATTATACTATAATTCTGAATTTTCCAGTGATATATAAAGGTTGTTGTTTGGGAGCCAGAAACAGAAGCAAGAGAGATGATAAATTTATATATTATAGTAGAGAAGAAAAGGGGATGCAACGTCTTGGACAGAAAAGAAAAAGTATTATTTTCCTGTTTTGTTTGTTTCTTCTCAGTATTTTGATAACGACAACTGTAGCTGCTTCAACCCTTGATCCTGTTACAAACCAACTACGATACATCTTCTTCAATTTAAGTACAACAATAGCGTTTTCGGTTTGGTTAAAATTCGCGTTCTTCGTTATTCTTTTCGCTGTGCTCCATGGCGCAGGAATGCACATCAAATCATTAGGAGAAGGTTCGATGAAGCGCGCGGTCGCGGTGATTGCGTTTATTATCGCGCTCACCAGTGCGATTCTTGTTCCCTACAAACTCCTGCTCTACATTTTCAAAATGTATCATGCGCTTCTTGTGATTTTGTTTGCCATTTTACCTGCAGGAGTTGGTTTTGTCATTAACCTCAAACTCTTGAATGGAGAAGACAGAACCAAAAGAATACTGAGTGGCATTATTTACATTCTCATTACTTTGTTTATTTTTGGGCTTGTAGGAAACATCCAAGCAAACGCTTCTCCTGAAACACAACTTTATACCGATTTAACAGAACCGCTTGTCTGGGGAGGAATTATCGCGTTGATTGCGGGTTTCTACAATTTGTTGATGGCTTTAGGCGGCGATAAAGTAGTTGAAGCTATTGCAGAGAAATTGAGTGCAAAAAAAGAAGGACATGGTGATGAAAAGAAAAAAGCAGACGATCATAGCACGACAACAAAAAGCACAACAGCAAAAACAACAGCGCCGAGCACAACACCAACAACTCCCCCTACGAGACCAACATCTCCTTCTCCACCAGGACCTACTCCTGTTGTTCCGCTAACACCAGTACAACCAAGACCAACGCCACATCCTCCGTGGAACAAAGGTCCAAGCCCAAAATACGATCCTACACCACCACCAAAACCAAAGTTTCCTATTCCTAGACAGATCCCACCACCAGCGCCACCAGGACCCTCAAAGATTATTACTCCTCTCGATATCGATTTATCTCCTGCTTTTTTGCCAATCAAAAATCAAGGAAGCAGTTCCGCTTGCGCGGCGTTTGCGGGAGGATCAATTATTGAGTATCTTCTCAATCGCAGAGCACAAGAAATCATGCTGAACAATGATCTCTCAGAAGTTTTTCTTTGGTATTTGTTCAGAAGAAACAAACAAGGAAATGAAGGAACGTACATGCATGATATTCCAAATATTGGGCCACGATCGTGTCTAGAACCGTTGTGGTCATGGATGCCTATTGATGGAGACGGATTGCCAACAAAATTTAGAGACTTGCCAAATCAAGAAGCGCAAGCAGACGCAAATACAAAACAAGTGGGAGCAGTCCGTGCAATAAGTGTTGATCCTGATGACTGGGTAGCAGAACTTCAAAACGGAAATCCTATTCTCATTGCAGTCTGGGTTGATCTTGAATTTGCGAACAGAGGAAGCAGTGCGCCGTATCTTTATACCAAAGCAGCAGGGACAGGATTAGGAGGACACGCAATGACAATTGTTGGTTTTTCCAATCAATTTCCTGATCCGCAAAATCCTGGAAAAAGCATTGCTGCGTTTAAAGTGAGAAATAGCTGGGGAGCAAAATGGGGAGAGAATGGATATATCTGGATAGAAAGAAACTTTTTCCCAACTATCTTTTGTGCAGCGCCTTTAATTTTTGAAGGAATAAAAGGATCAAGTTCACAAGAGCCGAATAATGATGCGCCAAACGATCCTCCCCCATTAGATCCAAAGAAAATAAAGGTTTTCCTTGAAAATATGGAGACCGTTGTCCAGACATTAGAAAAGATTATGGCACTTGACATTAAAATTGAAAGAGAGATTGAAGCACTCATTAAGAAATTCTGCGCAGAAACAGACAAGAAAAAAGCAGTAAAAATACTTGAAGAGATTGAAGGAAAACTTTCTCTTGAACAAAACGTTGGAAGAAAAGAGTATGTTGTATTAAGAAAGATGCTTCCTCTGGAAAGCAGTCTAGAAAGGTTATACAATAATTTGTTTAGCCTCAGTAAATATGTTACGACGAAAATAAAAAAACAGGATGAAAGCGATAAATACTACAATGCTGCTGCGAGATTGCATGGAATAAAAGAAGCACTGCAAATAATTATAACAAGCGAACGACAAAAAATCGCAATTATCGCGGAAGCATTAAAAAAATTAGAAGAGTGGGACATAACAACAAAGAGTATGATACAAACAATGAAAGCAAGCGTGGAAATAGACGGCGTCGCGCATGTTTGTCGTTCATTAACAGAAGCAATTCCTATACTTAAAGAGAAACATGTCATTCCAACAATCCGAGCAATGGAAAGTATAAAAGAAGATATAAACAGATTAAAACAAGGAGCGCTTGAGATTATAGAAGTTCTTAAGAAGATAAAATAACAAAAAAAATCTACATCTCTTCCGGCGCTTCAATGCCCAACAAGTTCAATCCATTCTGGAGCACAATTTTCACAGAAGCAAGTACATACAAACGAGCGAGCTTCACGTCTTCCTCTGCTTTCAATACAGGAACATCATGATAATAACTATTGAATTCCTGACAGAGATCTAATAAATAACGACAGATATACGACGGCTTATAATGAGAAGCTGCGTCAGCAATAATCGCGGGAAATTTCTCAAGCATACTCGCAAGCGCAAGTTCACGATCTCCAAGGGAAGAAAGAGAAATATCTGAAGCAAGC
The sequence above is drawn from the Candidatus Woesearchaeota archaeon genome and encodes:
- a CDS encoding 50S ribosomal protein L11 — translated: MAKQTVDALVPGGKATAAPPLGPALGPLGVNIGQVIVEINKKTSSFKGMQVPVKVTVDTDTKEFTVSVGTPPASALIKQEAGLEKGSSNPLAEKVADIKIEQAIKVSKMKQDSLLGKTTKERVKEIIGTCQSMGILVEGKPAHEIIVAIDNGAFAQEIATEKTEISAEELKALEVEKKRMQEEITKRRAEFESLAKGMLKELGEAATNSQKRNKLAEAKIPQLIIDQLVPPEKAAPAAGGAGKK